In Pygocentrus nattereri isolate fPygNat1 chromosome 3, fPygNat1.pri, whole genome shotgun sequence, the DNA window ttatggacctgctttgtgctctggtgctcagtcatgttggaacaggaaggggccgtccccaaactgttccctcaaagttgggagcgtgaaatggtccaaaatctcttggtgctgaagctttaagagttcctttcactggaactaaggggccgagcccaattcctgaaaaacagccccacaccatgatcccccctctgcagaaagttggtgaccaccaaaaaggattcttctattgttatcaTGTCAGGCTTTTTACAATAGCACAATCCTTTGACCACGCAAAAAACCCTTTTAATCATACATAAGgttcttcattttctttactaaaggccTTTTACGTGTCCTAGTGCTGTAACCTGACTATCCGATCAGAGTTTATTTCCCCCCAGGACTGGCTGAGCGGTGGCTGTGCCCTAATCGACCCctgagtgtttgtgtttctctcgATGTGGACGCGACGGCCTGTTTTTGTTGGAGTAGCTCAGTGTACAGTAGCTCTGTCCAGCTATTTAAAGGTCACCAGATTAATAAAGCAGTTTGTTTTCCTCTGAAATCAACTCTGGTATGAACACATGCTGGTATTTAGGACAGTCTTTCCTCCTGTTTGCTTTTAATAAAGAGGGTCGGAGCCACTGGTGCATCTTGTTAATCTTCTCTGAGTTTCAGAGCTGATCTGGGAACAGTTTTGCCTTTTACATCCTTATGAATGTATTTAGGTGGGCAGGACTGGATCTTATGTCTCTTATCAGTCTCTCTCCTGTGGTACATTTAATGAACATGGCCCACTGTGTGTAACCGGTGGTCACTGATACTATTAACACTGATGGACACTGAAGAAACTCTGTGGTGTGTTTTTGTCGCAAGGATTTTATTCTGATGACAGAAATAATACAGACTTTAGTGCTGGTCAGTGAggcctctcctctcctctcttcacctctcctctcttctcctctcctctcttcacctctcctctcttctcctctcttcacctctcctctcttctcctctcctctcctctcttcacctctcctctcctctcttcacctctcttcacctcccctttcctctcctctcctctcttcacctctcctctcctctcttcacctctcctctcctctcctctcctctcttccctctcctctcctctcctcttcacctctcctctcctctcctctctctctctctctcctctcctctcttcacctctcctctcctctcttcacctcccctttcctctcctctcctctcttcacctctcctctcctctcttcacctctcctttcctctcctctcctctcttcacctctcctctcctctcctctcttcatctctcctctcctctcttcacctctcctctcctctcttcacctctcctttcctctcctctcctctcttcacctctcctctcctctcttcacctctcctttcctctcctctcctctcttcacctctcctctcctctcttcatctgtcctctcctctcctctcttcacctctcctctcctctcctctcttcacctctcctttcctctcctctcctctcttcacctctcctctcctctcctctcttcacctctcctctcttcacctttcctctcctctcttcacctctcttcaccgctcctctcctctcttcacctctcctctcttctcctctcctttcctctcctctccactcttcacctctcttcacctctcctctcttcacctttcctctcctctcctttcctctcctctcctctcttcatctctcctctcttcacctctcctctcttctcctctcctttcctctcctctcctctcttcacctctcctttcctctcctctcctctcttctcctctcctctcctctcttcacctctcctctcttctcctctcctctccactcttcacctctcctctcctctcttcacctttcctctcctctcttcacctctcctctcctctcttctcctcacctctcctctccactcttCACCTCTCGtcacctctcctctcttcacctttcctctcctctcttcacctctctttaccgctcctctcttcatctctcctctcctctcttcacctctcctctcttcacctctcctctcctctcctctcttcaccactcctctcttcacctctctttaccgctcctctcttcatctctcctctcctctcctctcttcaccactcctctcttcacctctctttaccgctcctctcttcatctctcctctcctctcctctcttcaccactcctctcttcacctctctttaccgctcctctcttcatctctcctctcctctcctctcttcaccactcctctcttcacctctctttaccgctcctctcttcatctctcctctcctctcctctcttcatctctcctctcctctcctctcttcaccactcctctcttcacctctctttaccgctcctctcttcatctctcctctcctctcttcacctctcctctcctctcctctcttcaccacTCCTCTCTTTACCTCACCTCTCCTCACCTCCTTTATCTGAGACAAAGTCAAAACACCAACAGCAAAGCCTAAAGATAATAACATGGCATATGACAGTTATTAATAAAGCAGTTATTATAGTATATTAATATACGACAGTTatgacacaaaaacaacagttaAAGAAAATAATGACTAGGCTTTGTACGCAGAGAAGACAGGCGCTTACGGTGATGACGACACTCTGCTCCGTCGTGTAAGCCTAACCATAGTGCTTCGGAGATTATCTCAGGCTTTAATAACTTTGTGCAAACCTGATGATAGAAATCATCCAGTTCAGTGTTGGTTAGTGAGGCCCTGCTCTTCTCTCCTCACCTTGTATGAAAAAAGTATAAAAGAATAAGCTTAGCTGACTCGTAATTGACcataaggaaaataaataaataaataaatatatttctccatttttgatgtttttcagtttcagataaAGTTTGAAAGCacctgttggtctttacattgagTGTAAATCTCATGACCAATGAATCCTGAATCTACAGCTGGTTTTGATCATCATGGGTGTATTTTGGTCCCCATAAAGAACTAaatacaccccccccacacacacacacccacactcagaCTGATAGGACTAATATGTCCATAATGAGATCAATTACAGGGATAGTTTATGTAATGATTCAGAACATTTTGGCTTGCAGTCAAATTTACCAAAACGAGTTAATTATCAACAATtactgcttgtttgtgtgtgtgcgtgtgtgtgagtgtgtgtgtgtgtgtgtgtgtgtgtgtgtgtgtgtgtgtgtgtgtgtgtgtgtgtgtgtgtgtgagtgtgtgtgtgtgtgtgtgtgtgtgtgtgtgtgtttgtttggtgtgtgGGTTGTGCAGTTTGAAGTGAGTCGGTGGAATCTGTCAGACTGAGTCTTTCCCACCTCAGCTCTGTATCAGCCTTGTAAACCCACATGAGACAGGGCTGTGAAAACCGACACTCATGTTCTCATTGCAGTttctcatgtgtgtgtgtgtagatcacAAACACAGCTGGACTGAGATAAAAGACCTTACACTTTATTCTGCCCCCCCATccctttaccccccccccccccccaacatagacacaaacacacacaaacacacacaaagaaaacaaacttaTATCTTATTTCATCTTAAAATAGCAGCAGACTTcattcagctctctctctctctctctctctctctctctctctctgtctctctctctctctctctctctgtctctctctctctctgtctctctctctctctctgtctctctctctctctctctctctctgtctctctctctccctctctctctctgtctctctctctctctctctctctctctctgtctctctctctccctctctctctctgtctctctctctctctctctctccctctctctctctgtctctctctctctctccctctctctctctgtctctctctctctctccctctctctgtctctctctctctctctctctctccctctctctctctctctgtctctctctctctctctgtctctctctttctctctctctctgtctctctctctctctctctctctctctgtctgtctctctctctctctctctctctctctctctgtgtctctctctctctctctctctctctctctctctctctccctctctctctgtctctctctctctccctctctctgtctctctctccctctctctctctgtctctctctttctctctctctctctctccctctctctctctctctccctctctctctctctctctccctctctctctctgtctctctctctctctctctgtatctctctctccctctctctctctctctccctctctctctctgtctctctctctctctgtctctttctccctctctctccctctctctctctctccctctctctctctgtctctctctctccctctctctctctcccgctccctctctccctctctctcccgctccctctctctctctctcccctctctctctctctctctctctctccctctctctgtctctctctctctgtctctctctctctctctctctgtctctgtgtctctctctctctctttctctctgtctctctctctctgtctctctctctctctctctgtctctctctctttctctctgtctctctgtctctctctctgtctctctctctctctctctccctctctctctgtctctctctctccctctctctctctctctctctctctctccctctctctgtctctctctctctctgtctctctctctctctctccctctctctccctctctctctctctgtctctctctctctctctctctctctgtctctctctctctttctctctgtctctctgtctctctctctctttctctctgtctctctctctgtctctctgtctctctctctgtctctctctctctctctctgtctctctctctctctctctctctctctctgtctctctctctctccctctctctccctctctgtctcgctctctctctccctctctctctctctctctctccctctctctgtctctctctctctctctctccctctctctccctctctctgtctcactctctctctctctctctctgtctccctctctctctctctctctctgtctgtctctgtctctttctctctgtctctctctctgtctcgctctctctctctctctctgtctgtctctgtctctttctctctgtcgctctctctgtctcgctctctctctctctctctctctctgtctgtctctctctctttctctctgtctctctctctctgtctctctgtttctctctctctctctctctctctctctctctctctctctctctctctcttgatctAAAGATTTCAGCTTAAACTGGTTAttgatgagggttaggattgtCTGTGTGTCTGGGGTTATTGATTAGGGTGATCAGGGTTAAGATTGCCTTTGTTTCTAGTATTATTGATTAGGGTGATCAGGGTTTTAGGGTTAGGAGTGGTTAATGGTGATAAAGGTAGGCATTGGTTTAGATTTAGAAAATTAGGATGATGATCTTCTAAAGGGGAATAttcacacacgtgcacacacacgctTTCCCTTTCATGTGTTTGTCCTTTGAAATGGCCATTAGAGAACAAAAGCCTCCCCCATACACAGCAGAACAGCAggacgcgcacacacacacacacagcaggagcGCTGGACGTGTGCTTTTGAGCTTGCCAAAGAGCCTGTCATAACCACATCACACACCTCTCCATCTCACACACTCCCAGTCTGCAGAGATGGATGGCAGAAGTGATACAAAAGAATATTTGATTTGCTTCTAATACAACGACATGAAAGAGCCGCACAGCAAGAGCCAAACGTAGATTAGGGTGACCTGCAGAGCGCCCTGTATTCATCctctctgcactctctccattctctccctctatctctgcctccctctgagCCTCGGCTCCACACTAATAGCTCAGCTCCCCCCCGACGGGTTTCAGCTTCTCCGAGTATTTTCAGAGGAAAATACCTTTATTTTCacacaactacagcactgtGCCAAAGTCTCGGCCAGGACTCATTTTCAAAAcctatttatgtttatttgctgagaaaagtgttaatatttgaacaaacaaaattgatagaatattaattaatattaattaattaattaaaagattaaaattCATGAtcagattttatatatacatataataaatagtgatgttctggatgttggtgtgtttgtttccccatctccaagcctctcctcctcgaggaagcccagtattatatgtagttataaagcagctcctggtttgaccaatcagtgctcagtaaattgagctcatgatgtaattgatgatattaacgagtctctgtggcggctgtgaaggtgtccaggaaaaatatggacccgagaaattcttgttcctttttattgcttgtctgtttatttgaatgatgaatacgactttattctgatgtatattgtgataaattgttgaaacatttgcttagatgcctaaaactttctcacagtgctgtatattagTGAGTGAACCACTTTCTCCTGATTTCCGTTCCAGGCATTAATCTTTAGTTACTATTTCAGTGCTTTAGTGTTCGTCACTCGTTCAGTTTGGAGCTGTACCTTCTCGTTTTAGATGGATCCTAATAGTGAACGGATGGATTGAGGAGTTTCACTGCAGTCCGGCGGGTCACTCAGTACTTAAAGGAAAACGAAAccattttttcaaacatttctgcataattatctggttgagatgtaaacagagcggttcagagcggtttggtgtgaaacgtctgttctagagaaacgtacagactcaaaactgttcacagtggtggtgataggaaccagacgtccacctctaaaagctcctgaCAGAAGGTTATTATGGTTATGCATACACAGCCTGAAGACTGACAAtactgttttatgatggttttctgagaaagttttggcttacgttgtattttaatccatttattttaatccattcatggtggagggagacatgcagggcgctgtgcggcaaaatagtccccaaagaaaactgattattccagattttccactgttttccatcatcagcattccatataagctcagaagactcgtgtaggttctccggtggttctggatggtaaataaagtgtctatatctgtgttgtcgtcatggcgacgcctggttcccatcaccaccactgtaaagacgtctgaactgcttcacaccaaaccctgtttacacctcacacactaaaCTATGAAGGAATTTTGAGCAAATGCCTTTTTGgaagttttatttttgtctttatttcacTAAACAGCACTTTTAATAAAGTCTAGCACTCCAACCTCTGCTTATCTCAGATCAGACCCcatccccctctttctttcttcttctaacttgcattcttcttctttattctctgtgtgtctgctctTTTTAAACATGTACATATTCGTGTATTAACAGTTACCTACTTTACACTGATGATGTAAAGCTGCAGGATCATGGATTACAGGCCTACTGCTCTGCAGTTGGAGCTTCAGTTCCCTCCTttgtcctccctctctctttcatctgtGCCTGCTGATCTTTTTTCTCATTAAATACCGTTTTTTTAGCAGTTTTCCTTCCACTGCAGTATTGATCTTACAGTGCAATATGACCATATTTATTGTTATCTCGATCAACTACATCACAATATATCagaatattgctgttgtcggaacaaaacctcgtatgtccatttttgtcgttttccagtttttgacgtGACTTGAAAGTACCTGTGGTCctatatactgtgtgtaaatttcatgatgaacgggcCAACAGGAATgatctaaaatgacttggaaagacgtctggttccattgacttacattaagagtagagtaagtttttaccttctcctgcaaagttaccattttggagatagaatgttttgatctgacagcagcgtTATGCTTCTCTGAGCACATCGTGGAcgtcatcagtacttaaaatCACTTCCCAATCATATATTTGAGTAGAAAAAGAGCTGTTTTAATGCATTTAGTGCAGCACGGtgcatgaaatattaaatacaagCCACTGTATTCGCGAGTTTGCCTCTCCTAACGTATCAGAtgtcacaaaacacaaaatattgtgCATCATAAAAACGTCCAGAggtgttgtgatgtcacacctTGCCAAGTCGTTCCTCTACGCACTCCAATCAAAATGTTCTAGTAGAGGTTCTATTTAGACTTCATGAACACTCAGATGACGCTTTGCATGGTtagagggttcttcagattgatggaggatgtgctgtagatggttctatgtaggaccttgatgttaagcttgtaaccGTGGAAGAACCCTCTTCAAAAAGTTGGCAGAGCATCACCTCCATCTGTCCGAAGGACGCTTTCACCATGCCAAGAACcccttaatcatgcagagggttcttttgagtgttcaccGTTCtgcatggaaccattttctttactaaagaacccttgaggaaccttcttttttaagtgtgtgacCTTCCTGCAGGTACATTGCTTTTTACTGTGTGCACCACTTTATGGTTTTGCTCCTGTGGTTTGGGGCGTGTCTCATTTTATACTGTTAAAATGTCTGAAATACGCCCAAAATCTGTTTCTACTAACTCTTCATCTGTAAAAACGCTCTCTTTATCGTGTAAATCCTCGACCTCCTCTTTTAACCTCCTCTTTTAACCTCCTCTGTTTCCTCCCATCGTCTCTGTTCAGCTCCACGCCAGCAGCCTCATGTCTTCATCCTCGGTGTTATGTTTCAAATGCTCTTTGCATGTTATTTATCGCCGACCAATCAGGAGCGTCTCTTTCTGCGGTACGTCCGCAGCGGTGTTTGTGATTGGTCGTTCACCTACAGGAGGGCGGGGTTTAGCGCCTCCTTCCCCCTCATcatctctgattggtcagctggCCGCATTCCTCCACTGGAGAGGTTGCCGGTGTGGTCAGTATAACTGTAGCGGGACGCGGGGAAGGTGGAGTCCGGGACAGCGGAGCCTTCACGTCGGCCTTAAACACAGCGGGACCGGGCCATGGGACCGGTAGAGCGGGTGATCGGTAACCGGAGGAGTGCTTAAGGTGGACGGCGGGGATCTGAGcggaccgtgtgtgtgtgtgtttgttcctgTTGGATCCGCAGTGGAGTTTGGAGATGAAGGGGTTCGggctgctggtgtgggttcggCTGCTGGAGCTTCTGCTGTCGGTCCGGCAGAGCTACGCCGCGGACCAGTGCAGCTGGAGGGGCAGGTAAGACCGGGAGAAACAGCGGCGCGCAGCCGGAACCGTGAACCGTCCTGTTCGCCAGATTCctgttggaattttcccgttccaccttaaatggtccagtAATTGTGGTCGAGGCTCCAGAGTGTAACCGctgctccgtttaaggtggaacggcgaaATTCGAACAAGGAGCTGGCGCTGTTTAACTCGAGATGTTTTACTGGAGGTTATTTCTCATATGTACTTAACAAAGTTACCAAATCAGCAAAGGGCAGTGATGAACCTAAAGTTCAGTCCAGTTTAAAGTCCGTTCGGTTTAGTTAGATCCGCTTTGGGCCACTTTAAAATTCGTTAAGTCCAGTTTAAAGTCCGTTCGGTTTAGTTAGATCCGCTTTGGGCCACTTTAAAATTCGTTAAGTCCAGTTTAAAGTCCGTTCGGTTTAGTTAGATCCGCTTTGGGCCATTTTAAAATTCGTTAAGTCCAGTTTAAAGTCCGTTCGGTTTAGTTAGATCCACTTTGGGCCACTTTAAAATTCGTTAAGTCCAGTTTAAAGTCCGTTCGGTTTAGTTAGATCCGCTATGGGCCACTTTAAAATTCGTTAAGTCCAGTTTAAAGTCCGTTCGGTTTAGTTAGATCCGCTTTGGGCCACTTTAAAATTCGTTAAGTCCAGTTTAAAGTCCGTTCGGTTTAATTAGATCCGCTTTGGGCCATTTTAAAATTCGTTAAGTCCAGTTTAAAGTCCGTTAGGTTTAATTAGATCCGCTTTGGGCCACTTTAAAATTCGTTAGGTCCAGTTGAGGTTCACTAGATTGCGTTCAAATAAGGTTCGGTAATGTTTAAGTTGATCTTTACGTCTGTTAGGCCTGTGAGCTCGGGTTAAAGTACATTAGGCCCAGTTTAAATCAGTCTGATCCTATTTAAAGTACATTACGTCCAGTTTAAAGTCAGTTCGGTTCTGTTTGACATGCGTTGGGTCAAATTTAACATCAGTCAGGTCGTTTAAGGGACCTAAGGCCCAGTTTAAGGAACGTTTAATGTTCAGAGTCTGAGTGAGCAGCAGAGGACTAGCGAGCGGTTTAAGCCCCTGAGCGATCTCAGCAGGTTCATCTCCTCCATGCAGACGTATTAGTGATGGATTCatgtttaaatgctgcagcgGCCTTCAGGAGTGCTGTCCGCCTGTAGGCTGGGTAAAGCGGTTTACATAGGTGGCAGTGCGACACGGCTGGCTGCCCCTAGAGGGCGCTTCACCATCTCCACCGAACATCAAAGAGCACAACACGCTTTAAACTACAGGAGACAACACCGTCCAAACGCCGTCCTCTGACTGTCCACGGCTGAGCGGATAAAAGGGCTTTTTGTacagaacagagagggagatgaagagagggatggagagagggaaggagcagctgtgttcatttatttgggTTGGCAGCTTTGATGTTTAGTGTCCTCCACATCAGACTGACCACACGTTCCAGACGCCAGGCCGCTTGTTCCGTCTCCGTTTCAGGTTCTGGTTTCAGCAGGCAGACAGGCCGAGGCCGTGTTCACGACACTaaagagaaaaacactaaaGATCATCGTACCGGCTTAAAAACGGTGCTtcttcagggttctttagtaaataaaacggtTCTGTAGAGCACCcgaagggttcttctgttgctaTGGTGCTTGTAAccgtagcagaacccttttcatcgTTAGCACATTcctgcacattctccatcaatctgaagaacactcattatgcgaagaaccctttaatcatgcaatgtTCATGGTtttctgtagaaccatttcattagtaaagaacccttgaagcaccgtCTTCTAAGTGTgtgtagaagaaccctttttgatgctttaTGGACTGTTTTTGATCAATTGAACAATagtttttggtactatatagaacccttttccaaactgtgctgtatatggttatatatagaaccttctccatcaatctgaagaactatttcgtcatgcagagaaccatgtTAATCATGCAGATTGTTCTtcgagtgttcgtggttctgtacagagccactgtctttactcaagaacccttggagaaccatctttgaGAGTGTATGTGTAGGTATACTCCTGGTTTGTAAGTTATGCAGCTTATAACCATTtgtgctctgtctgtctctctgtctctctctctctgtctctctctctctgtctgtctctctctctctgtctctctctctctctctctctctgtctctctctctctctgtctctctctctgtctgtctctctctctctctctctctagtggTCTATCCCAGTTGCAGGGTAGTGTGGAGCAAGTGTTTCTGCGCTGTGCTGAAGGGTCAGTCGAGTGGTTATATCCATCCGGGGCTCTgcgtctctccctgtctccccgCCCACTGTGGGCGGGGCTTGGTCCAGGAGTGTCCAGTAACACTCCAGCGTCTGTCTGCGTGAAGGCGGAGCCTCATTGGGGCGGGGCACAGCTCTACTTGGAGCAAGATGGGGTGCTGGAGCTGCTAATCGGGGATGCGTTAggccacacccacacacgctGCTTCAGTGTCACGTCTGGAGAAAGACCCGCCCTCTTCCTGCAGGCCACGCCCCATCAAGACATTAGCCGGCGAATCGCAGCCTTCCGCTATGAGCTGAGAGGGGAACGGTCGGAGCAGCCGAACGACAACTCCGTGCACACAGAACCAGTCAGCAGTGAAGGTATCGGAAATTTGTCAGCTACACTGATTCTGTACAACAGATctcatatcgccccctacgcttcctgtagtgtattacagtctgtcagagtgactgtgtggatcatatgaacattatagagctttttaaatgaaacagtagaagccgtatcgccccctacgcttcctgtagtgtattacagtctgtcagagcgactgtgtggatcatatgaacattatagagctttttaaatgaaacagtagaagccgtatcgccccctacgcttcctgtagtgtattacagtctgtcagagcgactgtgtggatcatatgaacattatagagctttttaaatgaaacagtagaagccgtatcgccccctacgcttcctgtaatgtattacagtctgtcagagcgactgtgtggatcatatgaacattatagagctttttaaatgaaacagtagaagccatatcgccccctacgcctcctgtagtgtattacagtctgtcagagcgactgtgtggatcatatgaacattatagagctttttaaatgaaacagtagaagccatatcgccccctacgcttcctgtagtgtattacagtctgttagagtaactgtgtggatcatatgatcattatagagctttttaaatgaaacagtagaagccgtatcgccccctacgcttcctgtagtgtattacagtctgtcagagcgactgtgtggatcatatgaacattatagagctttttaaatgaaactgtagaagccgtatcgccccctacgcttcctgtagtgtattacagtctgtcagagcgactgtgtggatcatatgaacattatagagctttttaaatgaaacagtagaagccgtatcgccccctacgcttcctgtagtgtattacagtctgtcagagcgactgtgtggatcatatgaacattatagagctttttaaatgaaacagtagaagccgtatcgccccctacgcttcctgtagtgtattacagtctgtcagagcgactgtgtggatcatataaacattatagagctttttaaatgaaacagtagaagccgtatcgccccctacgcttcctgtagtgtattacagtctgtcagagtgactgtgtggatcatatgatcattatagagctttttaaatgaaacagtagaagccgtatcgccccctacgcttcctgtagtgtattacagtctgtcagagcgactgtgtggatcatataaacattatagagctttttaaatgaaacagtagaa includes these proteins:
- the metrn gene encoding meteorin, which codes for MKGFGLLVWVRLLELLLSVRQSYAADQCSWRGSGLSQLQGSVEQVFLRCAEGSVEWLYPSGALRLSLSPRPLWAGLGPGVSSNTPASVCVKAEPHWGGAQLYLEQDGVLELLIGDALGHTHTRCFSVTSGERPALFLQATPHQDISRRIAAFRYELRGERSEQPNDNSVHTEPVSSEGACRPCNDTEMLMAVCTSDFVVRGNIRAVDTDADLQAAVIKVSATRVYRQKFALFSSNGRLTHSGAIRTPLSCGVRTGSGSFLFTGHIHFGEAWLGCAPRYKDFLRVYEQAKQELQIPCTLDTH